The Geotalea uraniireducens Rf4 genome window below encodes:
- the pruA gene encoding L-glutamate gamma-semialdehyde dehydrogenase → MDNELNSKIISRGKEFFAGIRGETPSLFNKGEWMGKVMDWSMRNENFKVQMFRFVDVFPTLTNGRLLADHIREYFGGGQEMPAVVSWGADVAGMLGPLGSAVLNKALSSNIHEMARQFIIGESCKETVKNLEKLRKDGFAFVVDVLGEATLSEAEAEAYVNTYLDLLDSLQKEQGGWKGLPGRGGDPALDWGHAPKINVAVKATALYCLANPQDFEGSVVAILNRLRRIFARVAAVNGFLCLDMESYRFKDIILEVFRRLRLEHRDYPHLGIVLQSYLKDTDRDLDDLLGWARMNNVPLSIRLVKGAYWDYETVRTRQNNWAVPVWTIKAETDAAYERQARKILENHAVCHFACASHNIRTISAVMEMAGELSVPEERYEFQLLYGMAEPVRKAILKVAGRVRLYCPYGNMVPGMGYLVRRLLENTANESFLRQTFAEGARIEKLLEDPAVTAERELADRAAKPKKKRMGPGGLSPFENEPMVDFTCKDQREAFPRHIAEVRRQLGKTCPLHINGRDVQTSDLLPSINPAGPSEVIGLICQAGATEVEEAIAAAGAAFPAWRDTAPGSRAGYLIKAAQAVRRRLFELSAWQVLEIGKQWDQAYADVTEAIDFLEYYAREMIRLGEPQRVGHAPGETNHYFYEAKGVAAVIAPWNFPLAISMGMVSAALVTGNCVVYKPSGLTSVIGRHLVEIFSEAGLPAGVFNYIPGRSSVMGDFLVDHPHISLIAFTGSREVGLRIIERAAKVHPGQAKVKKIVCEMGGKNGIIIDDDADLDEAVPHVLFSAFAFQGQKCSACSRAIVLDGVYDKFVERLLSMARATSVGPAENPAFYMGAVADDKAMKRILEYIEIGGKEGVILYRSPVPSEGYFVPMTIIGGIRPEHRIAREEIFGPVLAVMRAKDFEQAVEWANSTSYALTGGVFSRSPEHLALARREFRVGNLYFNRNCTGALVERQPFGGSRMSGVGAKAGGPDYLLHFMEPRVVTENTMRRGFAPVDEGDDRVD, encoded by the coding sequence ATGGACAACGAACTGAACAGTAAAATCATCTCCCGCGGTAAGGAATTCTTTGCCGGCATCAGGGGCGAAACCCCTTCACTTTTCAACAAGGGGGAGTGGATGGGCAAGGTGATGGATTGGAGCATGAGAAACGAAAACTTCAAGGTGCAGATGTTTCGTTTTGTCGATGTTTTCCCAACGCTGACCAACGGGAGGCTTCTGGCCGATCATATCCGGGAATATTTCGGCGGCGGGCAGGAGATGCCTGCCGTCGTCTCGTGGGGGGCCGACGTTGCCGGGATGTTGGGCCCGCTCGGCAGCGCCGTGCTCAACAAGGCGCTTTCCTCCAATATACATGAAATGGCCCGCCAGTTCATCATCGGCGAGAGTTGCAAGGAGACGGTGAAAAATCTTGAGAAATTGCGCAAGGACGGTTTTGCCTTCGTCGTCGATGTGCTGGGCGAGGCGACCCTCTCCGAAGCGGAGGCTGAGGCTTACGTGAATACCTATCTGGATCTTCTCGATTCACTGCAAAAGGAGCAGGGAGGGTGGAAGGGGCTGCCGGGGAGGGGAGGCGATCCGGCGCTGGACTGGGGGCATGCGCCGAAAATCAACGTGGCCGTCAAGGCGACTGCCCTTTACTGTCTGGCCAATCCGCAGGACTTCGAGGGATCTGTCGTTGCCATTCTCAACCGGTTGCGGCGCATCTTCGCCAGAGTGGCGGCGGTGAACGGTTTTCTCTGTCTCGACATGGAGTCGTACCGGTTCAAGGACATAATCCTGGAGGTATTCCGCCGCCTGCGATTGGAACATCGCGATTACCCGCATCTGGGGATCGTTCTCCAGTCGTACCTGAAAGACACGGACAGGGACCTGGACGATCTCCTCGGCTGGGCTCGAATGAACAACGTCCCGCTTTCCATCCGCCTCGTCAAGGGTGCCTACTGGGATTACGAGACGGTCAGGACCAGGCAGAACAATTGGGCGGTACCGGTCTGGACCATCAAGGCCGAAACCGATGCCGCATACGAGCGCCAGGCCCGTAAAATCCTGGAGAACCACGCTGTCTGCCACTTCGCCTGCGCTTCCCACAACATCCGCACCATCTCCGCGGTCATGGAGATGGCCGGAGAGTTGAGTGTTCCGGAAGAGCGCTATGAGTTTCAGCTTCTTTACGGGATGGCCGAACCGGTTCGCAAGGCAATTCTCAAGGTTGCCGGCAGAGTCCGGCTTTACTGTCCCTACGGCAATATGGTGCCGGGTATGGGTTACCTGGTCCGCCGTCTTCTGGAGAATACGGCCAATGAGTCGTTTCTCCGTCAGACCTTTGCCGAGGGCGCCCGGATCGAGAAGCTGCTGGAGGACCCGGCCGTGACTGCCGAACGGGAACTGGCAGACCGAGCGGCCAAGCCGAAGAAGAAGCGGATGGGTCCCGGCGGGCTCTCTCCATTTGAAAACGAGCCGATGGTTGACTTCACCTGTAAGGACCAGCGAGAGGCCTTTCCACGGCATATTGCCGAGGTGCGCAGGCAGCTCGGCAAGACCTGTCCACTCCATATCAACGGCAGGGATGTGCAAACAAGCGATCTGCTGCCGTCCATCAACCCGGCCGGCCCTTCCGAGGTGATCGGCTTGATCTGTCAGGCCGGCGCTACCGAGGTGGAGGAGGCCATTGCTGCCGCCGGGGCTGCTTTTCCGGCCTGGCGCGACACTGCTCCGGGCAGCCGGGCCGGGTATCTGATCAAAGCCGCGCAAGCTGTCCGCAGACGTCTCTTCGAGCTTTCCGCCTGGCAGGTACTGGAGATCGGCAAGCAGTGGGATCAAGCGTATGCGGACGTCACCGAGGCGATCGACTTTCTGGAGTACTACGCCCGTGAGATGATCCGCCTGGGCGAGCCCCAGCGGGTCGGACACGCCCCTGGCGAGACGAACCATTATTTCTACGAAGCCAAAGGGGTGGCCGCGGTCATCGCTCCATGGAACTTCCCTCTGGCAATCAGCATGGGAATGGTCTCCGCGGCGCTGGTTACCGGCAATTGCGTCGTTTACAAGCCGTCGGGACTTACTTCGGTCATAGGTCGCCACCTGGTCGAGATTTTCAGCGAGGCGGGCCTCCCTGCCGGGGTATTTAACTATATCCCGGGCCGTAGCTCGGTCATGGGCGACTTCCTTGTAGACCATCCGCATATCAGCCTGATAGCCTTCACCGGATCGAGGGAGGTCGGCTTGAGAATCATCGAGCGGGCAGCAAAGGTTCATCCCGGCCAGGCGAAAGTAAAGAAGATCGTCTGCGAAATGGGGGGGAAAAACGGCATAATCATCGACGATGACGCCGACCTGGACGAGGCGGTTCCCCATGTCCTGTTTTCCGCCTTTGCTTTCCAGGGGCAGAAGTGCTCAGCCTGCTCCAGGGCCATTGTACTCGACGGGGTCTACGACAAATTCGTCGAGCGCCTTCTGTCCATGGCCCGGGCGACATCGGTCGGTCCGGCGGAGAACCCCGCTTTTTATATGGGGGCAGTGGCCGACGATAAGGCGATGAAACGCATTCTGGAGTACATTGAAATCGGCGGGAAAGAGGGAGTTATCCTGTATCGAAGCCCGGTTCCTTCCGAGGGATACTTCGTTCCGATGACCATCATCGGCGGCATTCGTCCCGAGCACCGGATCGCCCGGGAGGAGATCTTCGGCCCGGTCCTGGCGGTCATGCGGGCCAAGGACTTTGAGCAGGCCGTCGAATGGGCCAATTCAACCAGTTACGCCCTGACCGGCGGGGTCTTCAGCCGGAGCCCCGAGCATCTTGCCCTGGCCCGCAGGGAATTCCGTGTCGGTAACCTTTACTTCAATCGCAACTGCACCGGCGCCCTTGTTGAGCGCCAGCCTTTCGGAGGTTCCAGGATGTCGGGAGTCGGCGCCAAGGCGGGTGGACCAGACTATCTGCTTCATTTCATGGAACCGCGGGTGGTCACCGAAAACACCATGCGCCGCGGTTTTGCGCCGGTCGATGAAGGTGATGACCGGGTTGATTGA
- a CDS encoding YceD family protein produces MKVRIVDLKDKMLVLTAEEPVADYPDLVSMVDAGDCEFLAPLRLSFSVAREFDHIRVAGKVETAVMMNCSLCLGEYDTEIASSFTVFYTKASGMALDEEVELAEEDLISKSYEGDEIDFAPEVAEQVIMEIPFKPLCKEDCAGLCSKCGVNLNETACNCDRSEGGFKFGALKGIKIEK; encoded by the coding sequence TTGAAAGTTCGCATAGTTGATTTGAAAGATAAAATGCTGGTTCTGACTGCTGAGGAGCCGGTTGCCGACTATCCTGACCTTGTGTCGATGGTTGATGCCGGCGACTGTGAATTCCTGGCGCCATTGCGGCTTTCCTTTTCGGTTGCCAGGGAATTTGATCATATCAGGGTTGCCGGTAAGGTAGAAACCGCTGTCATGATGAACTGTTCCCTGTGTCTGGGTGAGTATGATACGGAAATAGCTTCGTCCTTTACTGTGTTTTATACAAAAGCCTCCGGGATGGCGCTTGACGAAGAGGTCGAACTGGCTGAAGAAGACCTTATTTCCAAGTCCTATGAAGGTGACGAGATTGATTTTGCCCCTGAAGTTGCGGAGCAAGTCATAATGGAAATTCCTTTCAAACCCCTCTGCAAAGAAGATTGTGCCGGTTTGTGCAGCAAGTGCGGTGTAAATCTGAATGAAACCGCATGCAATTGCGATCGGAGCGAGGGCGGTTTTAAATTTGGTGCGTTGAAAGGCATTAAGATAGAAAAGTAA
- the rpmF gene encoding 50S ribosomal protein L32 translates to MAVPKKKTSKSRKNMRRAHDSLTAPTVSTCPQCKAPKLPHRVCPSCGTYKGREVIKAEEL, encoded by the coding sequence ATGGCAGTACCTAAGAAAAAGACATCCAAATCCCGTAAAAACATGAGAAGGGCGCATGATTCCCTTACCGCTCCAACCGTTTCCACCTGTCCCCAGTGTAAAGCTCCCAAACTTCCGCATCGCGTCTGTCCATCCTGTGGCACCTATAAAGGCAGAGAAGTGATTAAAGCCGAAGAGCTTTAA
- the plsX gene encoding phosphate acyltransferase PlsX produces MRVAVDAMGGDNAPVVEVEGAVAAAGEFGIPVTLVGDTDRVNQELAKYNCKGLDITVKHASEVVGMHDSASDAVRKKKDSSIRVAFDLVKNDEAVAVVSAGNSGATMAAGMFVLKRLKGIDRPAIAQIFPTLRGKTLVLDVGGNVDCKPLHLVQFAIMGEVYARFVMGVDNPRIGLLSNGEEESKGNDLTRETSALLKNTSLDYFGYVEGRDIFNGIVDVVVCDGFVGNVVLKLSEGLAEAVGKMLKDEIKQSLLSKIGYLLSRKAFVNFKKKVDYSEYGGAPLLGIDGVGMICHGGSNAKAIKNAIRFAHEYAQKGVNQRMAEKLQENYPLYMQQLEMLKVQAAG; encoded by the coding sequence ATGAGAGTTGCTGTCGATGCAATGGGAGGCGATAACGCGCCCGTTGTCGAGGTTGAGGGTGCTGTTGCTGCTGCCGGAGAATTTGGTATTCCCGTTACTCTGGTAGGTGATACTGATAGAGTCAATCAGGAGCTTGCCAAGTACAATTGTAAAGGCTTGGATATAACGGTCAAGCATGCCAGCGAGGTAGTGGGCATGCATGATTCTGCCTCGGACGCGGTCAGGAAGAAAAAGGATTCTTCCATACGGGTCGCCTTTGACCTTGTCAAGAACGACGAAGCGGTTGCGGTTGTCAGTGCCGGGAATTCCGGCGCAACGATGGCTGCCGGGATGTTCGTTCTCAAGCGGCTCAAGGGCATTGACCGTCCTGCCATTGCCCAGATATTTCCAACCTTGCGCGGCAAAACACTGGTGCTGGACGTGGGTGGCAACGTGGATTGCAAGCCGCTCCATCTCGTGCAGTTTGCAATAATGGGTGAAGTGTACGCACGGTTTGTCATGGGTGTGGATAACCCCAGGATCGGACTCCTTTCCAATGGTGAGGAGGAGAGCAAGGGGAATGACCTGACCCGTGAAACGAGCGCTTTACTGAAAAACACCTCACTTGACTATTTCGGCTATGTCGAGGGACGCGATATTTTCAACGGCATAGTGGATGTGGTTGTCTGTGACGGTTTTGTCGGCAATGTGGTGCTGAAACTTTCCGAGGGTCTTGCAGAGGCCGTCGGCAAAATGCTGAAGGACGAAATAAAGCAAAGTTTGTTGTCAAAAATCGGTTATCTTTTGTCCCGCAAAGCTTTTGTCAACTTTAAAAAGAAGGTCGATTACAGTGAATATGGCGGGGCACCTCTGTTGGGGATCGACGGCGTCGGCATGATTTGCCACGGAGGTTCCAACGCCAAGGCTATCAAGAATGCCATTCGCTTTGCCCATGAGTATGCGCAAAAAGGTGTAAATCAACGTATGGCGGAGAAGCTTCAGGAGAATTACCCCCTGTATATGCAACAACTCGAAATGCTAAAAGTTCAAGCAGCAGGATAG
- a CDS encoding beta-ketoacyl-ACP synthase III: protein MMRARITGTGSAVPDKVLTNFDLEKMVDTSDEWITTRTGIKERRIAGEGEYTSTFATRAAEKALEMAGVKADELDLVIVGTVTPDFPFPATACVVQNNIKAVNAAAFDVTAACSGFLYGLSVAEKFIRTGTVKKALVIGAEVLSRIIDWSDRNTCLLFGDGAGAVVVEACEGDNGVLSTHIHSDGSFWELLYLPACGSRNPATQKAVDDKLIYLMMQGNEVFKLAVRAMGEVAHEALAASGMTPADIDLFIPHQANRRIIDAIGKRLGLAEDRVFVNLDRYGNTSAASIPIALDEANRSSRIKEGDIVLFDAFGGGLTWGAALLRW from the coding sequence ATGATGCGTGCAAGGATAACAGGTACAGGTTCAGCGGTTCCTGACAAGGTGTTGACCAATTTCGATCTTGAGAAGATGGTTGATACGAGTGATGAATGGATAACGACCAGGACCGGGATCAAGGAACGCCGGATTGCCGGTGAAGGGGAGTACACTTCGACATTTGCCACCAGGGCGGCGGAGAAAGCCCTGGAGATGGCCGGGGTCAAGGCGGATGAACTGGACCTGGTCATCGTCGGCACGGTGACCCCTGATTTTCCATTTCCCGCCACTGCTTGTGTGGTGCAGAATAATATAAAGGCTGTAAATGCAGCCGCGTTTGATGTTACTGCTGCCTGCTCCGGGTTTCTATACGGCTTGTCCGTGGCAGAGAAGTTTATCAGGACAGGTACTGTAAAAAAAGCGCTTGTTATCGGCGCGGAAGTGCTCTCCAGGATTATCGACTGGTCGGACAGAAATACCTGCCTTCTTTTCGGCGATGGCGCCGGGGCAGTAGTGGTTGAGGCGTGCGAAGGTGACAACGGCGTTCTCTCCACGCACATCCACAGTGACGGTTCTTTTTGGGAGCTTCTCTATCTGCCTGCATGCGGCAGCAGGAACCCTGCCACGCAAAAGGCCGTGGACGACAAGTTGATTTACCTGATGATGCAGGGAAACGAGGTCTTCAAGCTGGCGGTGAGGGCTATGGGAGAGGTAGCCCATGAGGCGCTTGCCGCCAGTGGCATGACCCCTGCCGACATTGACCTCTTCATTCCGCATCAGGCGAATCGACGCATCATCGATGCTATCGGCAAGCGACTCGGACTTGCCGAGGACCGGGTCTTTGTCAATCTTGACCGTTACGGCAATACCTCCGCAGCCTCCATACCGATAGCGCTGGATGAAGCGAATCGCTCGTCACGCATCAAGGAAGGGGATATTGTTCTCTTTGATGCATTTGGCGGCGGCCTTACCTGGGGGGCGGCTTTACTGCGCTGGTAG
- the fabD gene encoding ACP S-malonyltransferase, with translation MSKKAFIFPGQGSQYAGMGKDLADNFKAAAHVFAEADDALGFKLSKLCFEGPEEDLKLTANTQPAILTVSIAALRVLQEETSLTADFLAGHSLGEYSALVAAGAMQFADAVRTVRARGTFMQEAVPVGVGSMAAILGVEADILAQICAEAAQGEVVSPANFNSPGQIVVAGHSGAVNRAIEIAKARGFRKAMLLPVSAPFHSSLMEPAGARLAGVLEAIEISSLQAPVVSNVEAKANSDMKRVKELLVKQVSAPVLWDASVQEMAACGVTAFVEIGPGKVLAGLVKRIDKTAETRNVQDVDSLKALVQEGL, from the coding sequence ATGAGTAAAAAAGCTTTTATTTTCCCTGGCCAGGGCTCTCAATATGCCGGCATGGGAAAAGACCTTGCCGATAATTTCAAAGCTGCTGCACACGTCTTTGCCGAGGCCGATGATGCCCTTGGCTTCAAGCTGTCTAAACTCTGCTTCGAAGGTCCCGAAGAAGATCTGAAACTGACTGCCAACACCCAGCCGGCCATACTTACCGTCAGTATTGCTGCTCTACGGGTGCTTCAGGAGGAAACCTCGCTGACTGCCGATTTCCTCGCCGGTCACTCTCTCGGTGAATATTCGGCGCTGGTTGCAGCCGGCGCCATGCAATTTGCCGATGCAGTACGCACTGTTCGAGCACGCGGTACCTTCATGCAGGAGGCGGTGCCGGTGGGAGTCGGGTCTATGGCAGCGATACTTGGGGTCGAAGCCGACATACTGGCTCAAATCTGCGCCGAAGCAGCTCAAGGTGAGGTCGTTTCGCCGGCGAACTTCAACTCACCGGGGCAGATTGTTGTTGCAGGCCATAGCGGTGCCGTGAATCGCGCCATCGAGATTGCCAAGGCCCGCGGTTTCAGAAAAGCCATGCTTCTGCCGGTAAGCGCACCGTTCCATAGCAGTTTGATGGAGCCTGCAGGAGCGCGTTTGGCAGGGGTTCTGGAAGCTATTGAAATATCGTCGCTGCAGGCTCCCGTCGTTTCCAATGTCGAGGCGAAAGCCAATAGCGACATGAAGCGCGTCAAGGAGCTCTTGGTCAAGCAGGTCAGCGCACCGGTTCTTTGGGATGCATCGGTGCAGGAGATGGCGGCTTGCGGTGTTACTGCGTTTGTTGAGATCGGACCGGGCAAGGTACTTGCCGGGTTGGTAAAACGGATCGATAAAACGGCTGAAACCAGAAACGTTCAGGATGTGGATAGCCTGAAGGCGTTGGTTCAGGAGGGATTATGA
- the fabG gene encoding 3-oxoacyl-[acyl-carrier-protein] reductase — protein sequence MSLNGRVAVITGASRGIGKAVALKLAAEGADLVVTATSLEAARMTADEIIQLGGKALALKVDVSITEEVESLFHKTIEEFGRVDILINNAGITRDGLLLRMKEADWDAVLDVNLKGAFNCTREAAKYMTKARYGRIVNISSVVGEIGNAGQVNYCASKAGMFGLTKATARELAKRNITVNAVSPGFIETDMTGVLSEKVRENLLQQIPLERLGQPEDIAAAVYFLVSAQSGYITGHVLSVNGGMHM from the coding sequence ATGAGTCTCAATGGCAGGGTGGCTGTGATTACCGGTGCTTCGCGCGGCATCGGCAAGGCTGTGGCCTTGAAACTGGCCGCGGAAGGTGCTGACCTTGTGGTGACCGCAACATCGCTCGAAGCTGCCCGGATGACGGCCGATGAAATTATTCAGTTGGGCGGCAAGGCTTTGGCGTTGAAGGTTGATGTTTCGATAACGGAAGAGGTCGAGTCTCTTTTCCATAAGACAATTGAAGAGTTCGGCCGGGTGGATATCCTGATCAACAATGCGGGGATTACCAGGGATGGACTTCTGTTGCGCATGAAGGAAGCGGACTGGGATGCGGTGCTGGATGTCAACCTCAAGGGGGCGTTCAACTGCACCCGCGAGGCTGCCAAATACATGACCAAGGCCAGGTATGGCAGGATCGTCAATATAAGTTCCGTGGTCGGCGAGATAGGGAATGCCGGGCAGGTAAATTACTGTGCGAGCAAGGCCGGCATGTTCGGTCTCACCAAGGCGACGGCCAGGGAGCTTGCGAAGCGGAATATCACGGTGAACGCCGTTTCGCCCGGATTTATCGAGACGGATATGACAGGCGTGCTCTCGGAAAAAGTCAGGGAAAATCTCTTGCAGCAGATACCCCTGGAGCGTCTGGGGCAGCCCGAGGACATTGCAGCTGCCGTATATTTTCTGGTTTCCGCACAGTCCGGCTACATCACCGGTCATGTGCTGTCTGTGAACGGCGGAATGCATATGTAA
- the acpP gene encoding acyl carrier protein — protein MSSIDKRIKEIVAEQLGVDEGQVTNEASFMDDLGADSLDTVELVMALEEEFDIEISDEDAEKIQSVQDAIDYITDHT, from the coding sequence ATGTCATCGATTGATAAACGGATTAAAGAAATAGTAGCTGAACAACTGGGAGTCGACGAGGGGCAGGTTACCAACGAGGCTTCTTTCATGGATGACCTTGGCGCCGACTCTCTGGACACAGTGGAGCTGGTTATGGCTCTTGAAGAAGAATTCGACATCGAAATTTCCGATGAAGATGCCGAGAAGATCCAGTCGGTGCAGGACGCCATAGATTATATCACTGATCATACCTAG
- the fabF gene encoding beta-ketoacyl-ACP synthase II codes for MRRVVVTGVGVVSPLGTGNQKNWDAVTAGKSGIGLITRFDATDLPVHIAGEVKDFVAEDFIDKKEIKKMDYFIQYALGAAHFAMEDSGLQITEENAERVGVLVGAGLGGLPAIERYHSAMLEGGYKKISPFFIPMLIINLAPGHISIKYGAKGPNVSSVSACATGTHSIGDAYHMIKRGDADAMIAGGTESTVTPLGIGGFSVMKALSTCNDDPSAASRPFDKNRDGFVLAEGAGIVVLEEYEAAKKRGAKIYAEVAGYGLSGDAYHLTAPAPDGEGAARCIKMALATAGVKPEEVDYINAHGTSTHFNDLYETMAIKRVFGDHAKKLMVSSTKSMTGHLLGAAGGVEAVFTLLAMEKGVVPPTINYQNPDPDCDLDYVPNTARNASINCALSNSFGFGGTNATLLFKKI; via the coding sequence ATGAGAAGAGTCGTAGTAACGGGAGTCGGTGTCGTATCGCCACTTGGAACCGGCAACCAGAAAAACTGGGATGCCGTCACGGCCGGTAAATCAGGTATCGGCCTGATTACGCGGTTCGATGCCACTGACTTGCCAGTACACATAGCAGGCGAGGTAAAGGATTTCGTTGCCGAAGATTTTATCGACAAAAAAGAAATCAAAAAAATGGATTACTTTATTCAGTACGCCTTGGGAGCTGCACATTTTGCCATGGAAGATTCCGGGCTGCAAATAACCGAGGAGAATGCTGAGAGGGTTGGGGTTCTCGTCGGTGCCGGATTGGGCGGATTGCCTGCCATTGAAAGATACCATTCAGCCATGCTGGAGGGTGGGTATAAGAAGATATCCCCTTTCTTCATTCCCATGCTCATCATCAATCTGGCGCCGGGGCATATTTCGATCAAGTACGGTGCCAAAGGTCCGAACGTATCTTCCGTATCCGCCTGCGCTACCGGTACCCATTCCATCGGCGACGCCTATCACATGATCAAGCGCGGTGATGCCGACGCCATGATTGCCGGCGGTACCGAATCAACGGTAACCCCCCTTGGCATCGGCGGATTTTCCGTTATGAAAGCCCTTTCCACCTGTAACGATGATCCTTCTGCTGCGTCGCGTCCTTTTGATAAAAACCGTGACGGATTTGTTCTTGCCGAAGGGGCAGGAATAGTCGTGCTGGAGGAATACGAGGCTGCAAAAAAACGTGGTGCAAAGATATACGCCGAGGTCGCAGGTTACGGCCTGAGCGGTGATGCATATCATCTCACCGCACCGGCCCCTGACGGAGAGGGTGCAGCCCGCTGCATCAAAATGGCGCTTGCCACTGCCGGGGTAAAACCTGAAGAGGTTGATTACATCAATGCCCATGGTACGTCGACACACTTCAACGATCTTTATGAGACCATGGCTATCAAACGGGTTTTCGGCGATCATGCCAAAAAACTGATGGTATCATCTACGAAGTCCATGACCGGTCATCTCCTCGGCGCTGCCGGCGGGGTCGAGGCGGTATTTACCTTGTTGGCCATGGAGAAGGGTGTTGTTCCGCCGACCATAAACTATCAGAATCCCGATCCCGATTGTGACCTGGATTACGTTCCCAACACTGCCCGTAATGCTTCGATCAACTGTGCGCTCAGCAATTCATTCGGTTTTGGCGGCACTAACGCAACGCTTCTCTTTAAAAAGATATAG
- the rpiB gene encoding ribose 5-phosphate isomerase B translates to MIAIGSDHGGLSLKEALKKLLAERGISFEDCGTDNGDSVDYPDFGVKVARKVSSGEVEKGILVCGTGIGMSIVANKFPRVRAALVTDSFMAQMAKEHNNANILVLGGRVLDENAARTMVATWLDATFEGGRHQARLDKIEDIEKELRRS, encoded by the coding sequence ATGATAGCAATCGGTAGTGATCATGGCGGCCTGTCTCTGAAAGAGGCATTGAAAAAACTGTTGGCAGAGCGTGGAATCTCCTTTGAGGACTGCGGCACCGATAATGGTGATTCCGTTGATTATCCGGATTTCGGTGTAAAGGTGGCCAGGAAGGTTTCTTCGGGCGAAGTGGAGAAGGGGATACTCGTTTGCGGCACCGGTATCGGTATGTCGATAGTGGCCAACAAATTTCCTCGAGTTCGCGCTGCACTCGTAACGGATTCTTTTATGGCGCAGATGGCCAAGGAACACAATAACGCAAACATACTGGTGCTCGGCGGCAGGGTACTGGATGAGAACGCGGCCAGAACGATGGTGGCAACCTGGTTGGATGCCACATTTGAGGGTGGCCGTCACCAGGCCAGGCTCGACAAAATAGAAGACATCGAAAAGGAACTGCGTAGGTCGTAG
- the glyA gene encoding serine hydroxymethyltransferase — protein MSILETFDPAVANAIRLETERQEYNLELIASENFVSEAVMEAQGSVLTNKYAEGYPGKRYYGGCHNVDIVENLAIERAKELFGAEHANVQPHSGSQANMAVYFTVLKPGDTVLGMNLAHGGHLTHGSPVNFSGKFFNIVPYGVTRENQTIDYDEVERLTLEHKPKMIVVGASAYPRIIDFAAFRKVADKVGAVVMVDMAHIAGLVAAGLHPSPVPHAEFVTTTTHKTLRGPRGGMILCREEFAKALNSNIFPGIQGGPLMHAIAAKAVAFKEALAPEFKTYQEQIVKNAKALAAGLVKQGFKLTSGGTDNHLMLVDLSETQLTGKVAEEALDKAGITVNKNGIPFDTRSPFITSGIRIGTPAATTHGLKEANMEEVAVLIADALANVENETKLAEVKGRVNAMMKRFPLYAHRLA, from the coding sequence ATGTCAATTCTGGAAACATTTGACCCGGCGGTAGCAAATGCCATTCGCCTGGAAACCGAACGTCAGGAATATAACCTGGAACTTATTGCCTCGGAGAACTTCGTTTCTGAAGCCGTGATGGAGGCTCAGGGATCGGTGTTAACCAACAAATATGCAGAAGGTTATCCCGGTAAACGTTATTATGGCGGTTGCCACAACGTCGACATCGTCGAGAATCTGGCCATTGAACGGGCCAAGGAGCTTTTTGGTGCTGAACACGCCAATGTGCAGCCACACTCCGGCTCACAGGCAAATATGGCGGTTTATTTTACCGTGCTGAAGCCCGGCGACACGGTATTGGGGATGAACCTGGCCCATGGCGGGCATCTGACCCACGGCAGCCCGGTGAATTTCTCCGGCAAGTTCTTCAATATCGTTCCCTACGGCGTGACCCGGGAAAATCAGACCATCGACTATGATGAGGTGGAAAGACTGACCCTGGAGCACAAACCGAAAATGATAGTCGTCGGAGCCAGCGCCTATCCGCGCATTATCGATTTTGCCGCTTTTCGTAAGGTTGCCGACAAGGTCGGAGCGGTGGTAATGGTGGATATGGCCCACATTGCCGGTCTGGTTGCCGCCGGTCTTCATCCGAGTCCCGTTCCCCATGCCGAGTTTGTCACAACTACCACGCATAAGACATTGCGCGGTCCCCGCGGCGGCATGATTCTTTGCCGCGAGGAGTTTGCCAAGGCACTCAACTCCAATATCTTTCCCGGTATTCAGGGTGGGCCGCTCATGCACGCAATTGCTGCCAAGGCGGTCGCCTTCAAGGAGGCTTTGGCGCCGGAGTTCAAGACATATCAGGAGCAGATCGTAAAGAACGCCAAGGCTCTGGCCGCCGGACTCGTAAAGCAAGGATTCAAACTGACATCGGGCGGAACCGACAACCATCTGATGCTGGTTGACCTCTCAGAAACACAGCTTACCGGCAAAGTAGCCGAAGAAGCACTGGATAAGGCGGGAATCACCGTCAACAAGAACGGTATTCCGTTTGATACCCGTTCTCCCTTTATCACGTCAGGTATTCGTATCGGCACACCTGCTGCCACTACGCACGGCCTCAAAGAGGCGAACATGGAAGAAGTGGCTGTCTTGATTGCCGATGCCCTGGCCAACGTTGAGAATGAAACAAAGCTGGCCGAGGTAAAGGGCCGGGTAAATGCCATGATGAAACGCTTTCCGTTGTATGCCCACCGATTGGCATAG